In Cydia fagiglandana chromosome 9, ilCydFagi1.1, whole genome shotgun sequence, a single window of DNA contains:
- the LOC134667667 gene encoding uncharacterized protein LOC134667667, with translation MGTCALLIVLASLLPHYIAGIVLLVPGVCGIAANTVLAAAIVEVIPTSMRALAMCTLFMIGRLGAAVGAHSLAAGLEKNCIAVVLFITILTTVTGVLLFLWPDSEKVRATMEAQNFNY, from the exons ATGGGCACATGCGCCTTGTTAATTGTGTTGGCGTCGTTGCTGCCGCACTACATCGCGGGCATTGTGCTGTTGGTGCCGGGCGTGTGCGGCATCGCCGCCAACACGGTGCTGGCTGCAGCTATAGTCGAGGTGATCCCCACCAGCATGAG AGCCCTGGCGATGTGCACCCTCTTCATGATAGGGAGGCTGGGCGCGGCCGTAGGGGCCCATTCGCTGGCGGCGGGACTTGAGAAAAACTGTATCGCCGTAGTCCTGTTTATAACCATACTCACTACAG TAACGGGGGTCCTGTTGTTCCTGTGGCCGGATAGTGAAAAAGTGCGGGCTACTATGGAGGCGCAAAATTTCAACTATTGA